The Brassica napus cultivar Da-Ae chromosome C7, Da-Ae, whole genome shotgun sequence genome has a segment encoding these proteins:
- the LOC111207488 gene encoding probable polygalacturonase At3g15720 isoform X1 — translation MKSSYLRHRMEIIVRVVFVLTLVNFGFVNGQIYDVLKFGAEGDGTTDDSKAFVEAWKAMCSSGGSNKTLLIPSDNTFLLQPLVFQGPCNSPSVQVQLDGKIVAPLNKAAWSDLKSYEWVSFHKIIGLTVLGSGTINGRGSSFWEANMPASKRPTQLHFKGCNNLEINGITSFDSPRNHISIRDCRQVKITQIKIIAPGDSPNTDGIDISTSTDVEIYDTIVGTGDDCVALNSGSININITRMQCGPGHGISVGSLGRDGEESIVENVQVTNCTFNETTNGARIKTWPNGKGYARNIVFKDITLTETQNPIIIDQHYIDKGHIHVEESSAVAISNVIFTNIHGTSQKDEIIKIDCSDVTSCKDIVLDRIDITTFDGNKPLIECSNAYGKSTNAYDGCLKAQ, via the exons GAAATCATAGTACGTGTTGTGTTCGTGTTGACGTTAGTCAATTTTGGATTTGTAAATGGTCAAATCTATGATGTCCTTAAATTTGGTGCCGAGGGAGATGGTACAACCGATGATTCAAAG gCTTTTGTAGAAGCATGGAAAGCTATGTGCAGTAGTGGTGGGAGTAATAAAACACTCCTTATTCCTTCAGATAATACCTTTTTACTACAACCTCTAGTGTTTCAAGGTCCTTGTAACTCTCCATCTGTACAAGTTCAG TTGGACGGAAAGATTGTCGCCCCTCTTAACAAAGCAGCATGGTCAGACTTGAAGTCATACGAATGGGTcagttttcataaaatcatcGGCCTAACGGTCCTTGGTTCAGGAACAATCAATGGACGTGGTTCATCTTTCTGGGag GCCAATATGCCAGCTTCTAAACGCCCTACT caATTGCATTTTAAAGGATGCAATAATCTTGAAATAAATGGAATAACCTCATTCGATAGCCCGAGAAATCATATCTCAATCCGCGATTGCAGACAAGTGAAAATCACGCAGATAAAAATTATTGCGCCTGGTGATAGTCCTAACACCGATGGAATTGATATTTCAACATCAACTGATGTAGAAATATATGACACTATAGTTGGAACTG GAGATGATTGTGTAGCTTTAAACAGTGGAAGTATAAATATCAACATCACAAGGATGCAATGTGGTCCTGGACATGGAATAAG TGTGGGAAGTTtaggaagagatggagaagaatCTATAGTTGAGAACGTCCAAGTGACCAACTGTACTTTCAATGAGACGACCAATGGAGCGAGAATTAAGACATGGCCg aatgGAAAAGGATATGCAAGGAATATAGTTTTCAAGGATATCACGCTCACTGAAACCCAAAATCCAATTATAATCGATCAACACTATATAGACAAGGGACATATCCACGTAGag GAATCATCAGCAGTGGCGATAAGCAACGTGATATTCACAAATATACATGGAACGTCACAAAAAGATGAAATTATAAAGATAGATTGCAGCGATGTCACATCTTGCAAAGATATCGTTCTAGATAGAATTGATATTACTACGTTCGATG
- the LOC111207488 gene encoding probable polygalacturonase At3g15720 isoform X2 codes for MCSSGGSNKTLLIPSDNTFLLQPLVFQGPCNSPSVQVQLDGKIVAPLNKAAWSDLKSYEWVSFHKIIGLTVLGSGTINGRGSSFWEANMPASKRPTQLHFKGCNNLEINGITSFDSPRNHISIRDCRQVKITQIKIIAPGDSPNTDGIDISTSTDVEIYDTIVGTGDDCVALNSGSININITRMQCGPGHGISVGSLGRDGEESIVENVQVTNCTFNETTNGARIKTWPNGKGYARNIVFKDITLTETQNPIIIDQHYIDKGHIHVEESSAVAISNVIFTNIHGTSQKDEIIKIDCSDVTSCKDIVLDRIDITTFDGNKPLIECSNAYGKSTNAYDGCLKAQ; via the exons ATGTGCAGTAGTGGTGGGAGTAATAAAACACTCCTTATTCCTTCAGATAATACCTTTTTACTACAACCTCTAGTGTTTCAAGGTCCTTGTAACTCTCCATCTGTACAAGTTCAG TTGGACGGAAAGATTGTCGCCCCTCTTAACAAAGCAGCATGGTCAGACTTGAAGTCATACGAATGGGTcagttttcataaaatcatcGGCCTAACGGTCCTTGGTTCAGGAACAATCAATGGACGTGGTTCATCTTTCTGGGag GCCAATATGCCAGCTTCTAAACGCCCTACT caATTGCATTTTAAAGGATGCAATAATCTTGAAATAAATGGAATAACCTCATTCGATAGCCCGAGAAATCATATCTCAATCCGCGATTGCAGACAAGTGAAAATCACGCAGATAAAAATTATTGCGCCTGGTGATAGTCCTAACACCGATGGAATTGATATTTCAACATCAACTGATGTAGAAATATATGACACTATAGTTGGAACTG GAGATGATTGTGTAGCTTTAAACAGTGGAAGTATAAATATCAACATCACAAGGATGCAATGTGGTCCTGGACATGGAATAAG TGTGGGAAGTTtaggaagagatggagaagaatCTATAGTTGAGAACGTCCAAGTGACCAACTGTACTTTCAATGAGACGACCAATGGAGCGAGAATTAAGACATGGCCg aatgGAAAAGGATATGCAAGGAATATAGTTTTCAAGGATATCACGCTCACTGAAACCCAAAATCCAATTATAATCGATCAACACTATATAGACAAGGGACATATCCACGTAGag GAATCATCAGCAGTGGCGATAAGCAACGTGATATTCACAAATATACATGGAACGTCACAAAAAGATGAAATTATAAAGATAGATTGCAGCGATGTCACATCTTGCAAAGATATCGTTCTAGATAGAATTGATATTACTACGTTCGATG